A window from Pseudooceanicola algae encodes these proteins:
- the scpA gene encoding methylmalonyl-CoA mutase produces the protein MSKTDEWAELAKKELRGRPLDDLTWDTLEGIPVKPVYTAEDTDGLPHMGNMPGFGPFTRGVKATMYAGRPWTIRQYAGFSTAEESNAFYRRNLAAGQQGVSVAFDLATHRGYDSDHPRVEGDVGKAGVAIDSVEDMKILFDGIPLDQVSVSMTMNGAVIPILASFIVAGEEQGHDKALLSGTIQNDILKEFMVRNTYIYPPEPSMRIISDIIEYTSADMPKFNSISISGYHMQEAGANLVQELAYTLADGREYVRAAIDAGMDVDKFAGRLSFFFAIGMNFFMEIAKLRAARTLWHRVMTEVGAKSDRSKMLRTHCQTSGVSLQEQDPYNNVIRTAYEAMSAVLGGTQSLHTNALDEAIALPTDFSARIARNTQLVLQEETGVTNVVDPLAGSYYIESLTNDLVEKAWALMEEVEEMGGMTKAVASGMPKLRIEESAAKRQALIDRGEDVIVGVNKYRKDKEDPIDILDVDNVAVRASQIARLESIRASRDEAACTAALDALTRCAQQGGNLLAAAVEAARARATVGEISMAMEKEFGRHRAEVKTLAGVYGAAYEGDEDFAAIQKSVEAFAEEEGRRPRMLVVKMGQDGHDRGAKVIATAFADIGFDVDVGPLFQTPAEAAQDAIDNDVHVIGISSQAAGHKTLAPQLIAALEAQDAGDILVICGGVIPQQDYDFLKAAGVKAIFGPGTNIPTAAQDILTLIRAARG, from the coding sequence GGCATCCCGGTCAAGCCGGTCTATACGGCCGAGGATACCGACGGGCTGCCCCATATGGGCAATATGCCCGGCTTCGGTCCCTTCACCCGTGGGGTGAAGGCGACGATGTATGCGGGCCGCCCCTGGACGATCCGGCAATATGCGGGCTTTTCGACGGCCGAGGAAAGCAACGCTTTCTATCGTCGCAACCTGGCTGCCGGTCAGCAGGGGGTGTCGGTGGCGTTCGACCTGGCGACACACCGGGGCTATGACAGCGACCACCCGCGCGTCGAAGGCGATGTCGGCAAGGCGGGCGTGGCCATCGACAGCGTCGAGGACATGAAGATCCTCTTCGACGGCATCCCGCTGGACCAGGTGTCGGTTTCCATGACGATGAACGGCGCGGTGATCCCGATCCTGGCCAGCTTCATCGTCGCGGGCGAAGAGCAGGGCCATGACAAGGCACTGCTGTCCGGGACCATCCAGAACGACATCCTGAAGGAGTTCATGGTCCGCAACACCTATATCTATCCGCCCGAACCTTCGATGCGGATCATCTCGGACATCATCGAATATACCTCCGCCGATATGCCAAAGTTCAACTCGATCTCGATCTCGGGCTACCACATGCAGGAAGCCGGGGCGAACCTGGTGCAGGAGCTGGCCTATACCCTGGCGGACGGGCGCGAATACGTGCGCGCGGCCATCGACGCCGGGATGGATGTGGACAAGTTCGCCGGGCGGCTGTCGTTCTTCTTTGCCATCGGTATGAACTTCTTCATGGAAATCGCGAAGCTGCGCGCGGCCCGGACCCTCTGGCATCGCGTGATGACCGAGGTAGGGGCGAAATCCGACCGCTCCAAGATGCTGCGGACCCATTGCCAGACCAGCGGCGTTTCCCTGCAGGAGCAGGACCCCTACAACAACGTCATCCGCACCGCCTACGAGGCGATGAGCGCGGTGCTGGGCGGCACCCAAAGCCTTCACACCAATGCCCTGGACGAAGCCATCGCCCTGCCCACTGATTTCTCGGCCCGGATCGCACGCAACACCCAGCTTGTGCTTCAGGAAGAGACCGGCGTGACCAATGTCGTCGATCCGCTGGCGGGCAGCTATTACATCGAAAGCCTGACCAACGATCTGGTCGAAAAGGCCTGGGCCCTGATGGAAGAGGTCGAGGAAATGGGCGGCATGACCAAGGCCGTCGCCTCGGGTATGCCCAAGCTGCGGATCGAGGAAAGTGCGGCCAAACGTCAGGCCCTGATCGACCGGGGCGAGGACGTGATCGTCGGCGTCAACAAGTACCGAAAGGACAAGGAAGACCCGATCGACATCCTGGATGTCGACAACGTCGCGGTGCGCGCCAGCCAGATCGCGCGTCTGGAAAGCATCCGCGCCAGCCGCGACGAAGCCGCCTGCACTGCGGCGCTGGATGCCCTGACCCGTTGTGCGCAGCAGGGCGGCAACCTGCTGGCCGCGGCGGTCGAAGCCGCCCGCGCCCGCGCCACGGTAGGAGAGATCAGCATGGCGATGGAAAAGGAATTCGGCCGCCACCGCGCCGAGGTCAAGACACTGGCCGGGGTTTACGGCGCCGCCTACGAGGGCGACGAGGATTTCGCCGCCATCCAGAAATCGGTCGAGGCTTTCGCCGAGGAAGAAGGCCGCCGCCCGCGCATGCTGGTGGTCAAGATGGGTCAGGACGGCCATGATCGCGGCGCCAAGGTCATTGCGACGGCCTTTGCCGATATCGGCTTTGACGTGGACGTCGGCCCGCTGTTCCAGACGCCCGCCGAGGCCGCGCAGGATGCCATCGACAACGATGTACACGTGATCGGCATCTCCAGCCAGGCGGCAGGGCACAAGACCCTTGCACCGCAGCTTATCGCGGCGCTGGAAGCTCAGGACGCGGGCGATATCCTGGTAATTTGCGGCGGGGTGATCCCGCAGCAGGATTACGATTTCCTGAAAGCCGCCGGGGTGAAGGCGATCTTCGGACCGGGCACCAATATCCCGACAGCGGCGCAGGATATCCTGACCCTGATCCGCGCCGCGCGCGGCTAG
- a CDS encoding GNAT family N-acetyltransferase → MTESSTPSAMAARAAAGLILRPAAPGDYARILEIWAPVYRETTATFASREKTPETLADYVETRRAAGRETFVAEVDGGLLGFASYDQFRGGDGFVHAMEHTIILAPEARARGVGRALMQAVEAHARAAGAHVMVACVSGENAVGVAFHAALGYVETGRMPQVGRKFERWLDLVLMQKML, encoded by the coding sequence TTGACAGAGTCTTCGACCCCTTCCGCCATGGCGGCGCGCGCTGCTGCCGGATTGATCCTGAGGCCCGCCGCACCGGGTGATTATGCCCGCATTCTGGAAATCTGGGCGCCGGTCTATCGCGAAACGACGGCGACCTTTGCCTCTCGGGAAAAGACCCCGGAAACCCTGGCCGATTACGTCGAGACCCGCCGTGCCGCGGGGCGGGAGACCTTTGTGGCGGAGGTCGATGGCGGGTTGCTTGGCTTTGCTTCCTATGACCAGTTTCGCGGCGGAGATGGTTTTGTGCATGCGATGGAACATACCATCATCCTTGCGCCCGAGGCCCGTGCCCGTGGTGTGGGGCGCGCGCTGATGCAGGCGGTCGAGGCCCACGCCCGCGCCGCCGGAGCGCATGTGATGGTCGCCTGCGTCTCGGGCGAAAACGCCGTTGGCGTCGCCTTTCACGCGGCCCTCGGCTATGTCGAAACCGGGCGGATGCCACAGGTCGGGCGCAAGTTCGAACGCTGGCTCGATCTGGTGTTGATGCAGAAGATGCTGTGA
- a CDS encoding molecular chaperone DjiA, whose translation MSIWTRIAEALRALTNGEPLSVVFDHLRGPRERSVAFTIAVIALGAKMAKADGQVTRNEVTAFREVFQIPAEDEAGAARVFNMARQDVTGFEDYAARIARMFGADNQVLCDLMEGLFHIAVADGTYHEAEDAFLARVAEIFGIPPHRFAHLRARFVPDAGQDPYTVLGVSPDAPMSEIRAAWSQAVRESHPDQMIARGVPAEAVKMAERRMVDINRAWDEIQRIGA comes from the coding sequence ATGTCGATCTGGACCCGCATAGCAGAAGCGCTTCGCGCGCTGACAAACGGAGAACCGCTTTCGGTCGTCTTCGACCATCTGCGCGGCCCCCGCGAACGCTCTGTCGCCTTCACCATCGCCGTCATCGCCCTGGGGGCCAAGATGGCCAAGGCCGACGGGCAGGTTACCCGCAACGAGGTCACGGCCTTTCGCGAAGTCTTCCAGATCCCGGCCGAGGACGAGGCAGGCGCGGCGCGGGTCTTCAACATGGCCCGTCAGGACGTCACCGGGTTCGAAGATTACGCGGCCCGCATTGCCCGGATGTTCGGGGCGGACAACCAGGTGCTCTGCGACCTGATGGAAGGGCTGTTCCACATCGCCGTGGCCGACGGAACCTATCACGAGGCCGAAGATGCCTTTCTGGCCCGCGTGGCCGAGATCTTCGGCATACCGCCGCATCGCTTTGCCCATCTGCGGGCCCGCTTCGTGCCGGATGCGGGGCAGGACCCCTATACAGTGCTGGGCGTTTCGCCCGATGCGCCCATGTCCGAGATCCGTGCAGCCTGGTCCCAAGCGGTGCGCGAAAGCCACCCCGATCAGATGATCGCCCGTGGCGTGCCGGCCGAAGCGGTGAAGATGGCCGAGCGGCGCATGGTCGATATCAACCGCGCCTGGGACGAGATTCAGCGCATCGGGGCCTGA
- a CDS encoding Ppx/GppA family phosphatase, translated as MDGEDLKTPGDWGPFGRPLFNDAEARALSRVGVVDVGSNSVRLVVFDGAARSPAYFYNEKIMCGLGAGMAETGRLNPEGRRRALAAIRRFQLLAEGMGAAPLSAVATAAVREAEDGPDFIAEVAGLTGLNIYVIDGREEARLSAQGVLLGWPGAYGLICDIGGSSMELARIQHGEILERETSQLGPLKLTDLKGSKKARKAYIREEVAKLADKIELDRNRLFLVGGSWRAIARIDMARRNYPLHVLHEYRMTAKSVRATVDYIADQDLDQLRKKCSLSSTRMGLVPLASEVLLEVVRQFKPHDIALSSYGIREGLLYEQMPQKLRDRDPLIEACRFAEQKDARLPGFGRSLYRFIEPIFKSARPERKRLVLAACLLHDVTWRAHPDYRAEVCFDNSTRANLGGLKHSERVFLGLALLHRYKNNRNGTQFENLYGLLTEEEQLQAEILGKAMRFGAMLWPERDTEIGLMRWFPKKKVLELELTSAAGPLFGEVAESRFRSLANSLNAEVSVKVGNPRARMVRA; from the coding sequence CCGAGGCGCGGGCGCTCAGCCGGGTCGGCGTGGTCGACGTGGGGTCGAATTCGGTCCGCCTCGTCGTCTTCGACGGCGCGGCGCGCAGCCCGGCCTATTTCTACAATGAGAAGATCATGTGCGGCCTCGGTGCCGGCATGGCCGAAACCGGGCGCCTGAACCCCGAGGGCCGCCGCCGCGCGCTGGCCGCGATCCGGCGGTTCCAGCTTCTGGCCGAGGGCATGGGCGCCGCGCCCCTGTCCGCCGTCGCCACCGCCGCCGTCCGCGAAGCCGAGGACGGCCCCGATTTCATCGCCGAGGTCGCCGGGCTGACCGGCCTGAACATCTATGTCATCGACGGGCGCGAAGAGGCCCGGCTGTCCGCTCAGGGCGTGTTGCTTGGCTGGCCCGGCGCCTATGGGCTGATCTGCGACATCGGCGGGTCCTCCATGGAACTCGCCCGCATCCAGCACGGCGAGATCCTTGAACGCGAGACATCGCAACTGGGGCCGCTGAAGCTGACCGATCTGAAGGGGTCCAAGAAGGCACGCAAGGCCTATATCCGGGAAGAAGTCGCCAAGCTGGCCGACAAGATCGAACTGGACCGCAACCGGCTGTTCCTGGTCGGCGGGTCCTGGCGGGCCATCGCACGGATCGATATGGCGCGGCGCAACTACCCGCTGCACGTGCTGCATGAATACCGCATGACGGCCAAGTCGGTGCGCGCCACGGTGGATTACATCGCCGATCAGGACCTCGACCAGCTGCGCAAGAAATGCTCGCTGTCCTCGACCCGGATGGGGCTGGTGCCGCTGGCCTCCGAAGTGCTGCTGGAGGTCGTACGCCAGTTCAAGCCGCATGACATCGCGCTGTCCTCCTACGGCATCCGCGAGGGGCTGCTTTACGAACAGATGCCGCAAAAGCTGCGCGACCGCGATCCACTGATCGAGGCCTGCCGTTTCGCGGAACAGAAGGACGCGCGGCTGCCGGGTTTCGGACGCAGCCTCTACCGGTTCATCGAGCCGATCTTCAAATCCGCCCGCCCCGAGCGCAAGCGCCTGGTGCTGGCCGCCTGCCTGCTGCACGACGTGACCTGGCGCGCCCATCCCGATTACCGCGCCGAGGTCTGTTTCGACAATTCCACCCGCGCCAACCTTGGCGGGCTGAAGCATTCCGAGCGGGTCTTCCTCGGTCTGGCGCTGCTGCATCGCTACAAGAACAACCGCAACGGCACCCAGTTCGAGAACCTTTACGGTCTGCTGACGGAAGAGGAACAGCTACAGGCCGAGATCCTCGGCAAGGCGATGCGTTTCGGTGCAATGCTCTGGCCCGAGCGCGATACGGAAATCGGGCTGATGCGCTGGTTCCCCAAGAAGAAGGTTCTGGAACTGGAACTGACCAGCGCCGCCGGGCCGCTGTTCGGCGAGGTCGCCGAATCCCGCTTCCGGTCGCTGGCCAATTCGCTGAATGCCGAAGTTTCGGTCAAGGTCGGCAATCCGCGCGCCCGAATGGTCCGCGCCTGA